One segment of Thunnus thynnus chromosome 19, fThuThy2.1, whole genome shotgun sequence DNA contains the following:
- the LOC137170614 gene encoding TNF receptor-associated factor 2-like translates to MATQEPSPPSSMESNKPGFPKKILGNKLEDKHLCNCCHNILRRPFQAQCGHRFCSYCFNRTVSNGPQKCNACIKEDIFEEPTSILKQGCAFPDNAVRREVENLSAVCINESCTWKGSIKEYELNHEGKCEFMIIPCPSCKERIRFNEQERHNERECPERTLNCKYCKEPFHFKNIKAHDEICPKYPMICEGCAKKKIPREKYVDHIKFCSKFRTPCRFHVVGCDMSVEKEKIHDHERAFAYEHLNLLLHYIMGMKVSMEGLQPQGLELAGHKLVELQQSLRELEARVSQLSTTSSGPPVQGAAAAAAASSSSSSGPPGPPTSAPLPPPPTLAPTLSVSTSFTPLPSSVGAALELQLHSEKTKVAELGRRCTELEVKAGTFENVVCVLNREVERFATTMEASNRQHKLDQDKIEALSNKVRQLERTVGLKDLTVAEMEGRLREMSATTFDGVFVWRISDFAKKRQDAIAGRAPAMFSPAFYTSKYGYKMCLRIYLNGDGTGRGSHLSLFFVVMRGLSDALLKWPFNQKVTLMLLDQSNREHIIDAFRPDVTSSSFQRPVSEMNIASGCPLFCPLSKLDAKNSYIRDDTIFIKAIVDLTGL, encoded by the exons ATGGCCACACAGGAACCGTCCCCTCCCTCGTCCATGGAGAGCAATAAACCCGGCTTCCCCAAGAAGATCCTGGGCAATAAGCTGGAGGACAAGCACCTGTGCAACTGCTGCCATAATATACTGAGACGACCGTTTCAAGCCCAGTGTGGACATCGCTTCTGTTCCTACTGCTTCAACAGGACCGTCAG TAATGGACCCCAGAAATGCAACGCTTGCATTAAAGAGGATATTTTTGAGGAGCCCACATCGATTTTGAAACAAGGATGT gCTTTTCCTGACAATGCAGTTCGAAGGGAAGTTGAAAACCTTTCAGCTGTTTGTATCAATGAAAGTTGCACTTGGAAAGGCAGCATTAAAGAGTATGAG CTGAACCACGAGGGGAAGTGCGAGTTCATGATCATCCCCTGCCCCTCCTGTAAAGAACGAATTCGCTTCAATGAACAGGAGCGCCATAATGAGCGCGAGTGCCCTGAGCGAACACTCAACTGCAAGTACTGCAAGGAGCCATTTCACTTCAAAAACATCAAG gcACATGATGAGATCTGTCCCAAGTACCCGATGATCTGTGAAGGCTGTGCCAAGAAGAAAATACCCAGAGAAAAG tATGTGGACCATATTAAATTCTGCAGCAAATTCAGAACTCCGTGTCGATTTCATGTCGTGGGATGTGACATGTCT GTGGAGAAGGAAAAAATTCATGACCACGAGCGCGCCTTTGCCTACGAGCACCTCAATCTGCTGCTGCACTACATCATGGGCATGAAAGTGAGCATGGAGGGCCTGCAGCCCCAGGGACTGGAACTAGCTGGACACAAACTGGTGGAACTCCAGCAGTCCCTCCGGGAGCTCGAGGCCAGAGTCTCCCAGCTCAGCACCACCTCCTCTGGGCCTCCCGTGCAGggagccgccgccgccgccgccgcctcctCATCTTCCAGCTCCGGTCCCCCTGGTCCACCCACTTCAgctcctctccctccacctcccaCTCTGGCTCCCACTCTCTCCGTGTCTACCTCCTTCACACCTTTGCCCAGCTCGGTGGGCGCGGCGTTGGAGCTCCAGCTCCACAGCGAGAAGACCAAGGTGGCCGAGCTGGGCCGCAGGTGCACAGAACTCGAAGTTAAAGCCGGCACGTTTGAAAATGTGGTGTGTGTCCTGaacagagaggtggagaggtTCGCCACCACCATGGAAGCCAGCAACCGTCAGCACAAACTGGACCAGGATAAGATCGAGGCTCTGAGTAATAAG gtgCGACAGCTGGAGAGGACAGTGGGGCTGAAGGACCTGACAGTTGCTGAGATGGAGGGCCGGCTGAGAGAAATGTCTGCTACAACCTTTGATGGCGTTTTTGTCTGGAGGATTTCTGATTTCGCCAAAAAGAGACAGGATGCCATCGCAGGTCGAGCCCCTGCCATGTTCTCACCAG CTTTCTACACGAGTAAGTACGGCTACAAGATGTGTCTGCGGATCTATCTGAACGGAGATGGGACAGGGCGTGGCAGCCACTTGTCCTTGTTCTTTGTGGTGATGAGGGGACTGAGTGACGCTCTGCTCAAATGGCCCTTCAACCAGAAG GTGACTCTGATGCTGCTGGACCAGAGCAACAGGGAGCACATCATCGACGCCTTTCGACCCGatgtcacttcctcttccttccaGAGACCCGTGAGCGAGATGAACATCGCCAGCGGCTGTCCGCTCTTCTGCCCGCTCTCCAAGCTCGATGCCAAGAACTCTTACATCCGCGACGACACCATCTTCATCAAGGCGATCGTGGACCTCACCGGCCTCTAG
- the LOC137170762 gene encoding zinc finger protein 703-like isoform X1 — protein sequence MKYLPTESAADRIELSETSASKKPRPGAVVSLLTPLDPIRQAKRLPLRVIKMLTAHTGHLLHPEYLQPLTSVPVSIELDAKKSPLALLAQTCSQIGKPDPPSSSKLGSSCSQGDKESSSRSSVSSLKLGEHRPSLEDKSSFKPYNKGSGDCRRDGVTSSSSNGSSDKVGFRVPSNNITTNGNSTNGQQSYPPHAASPISRASSSTPPGHTQQQQQQQQQPHKQSQSSPGGQPTSHSQTPNGESVHEQGSPTSTSSSNNSHSKKDTEVSKVNSDSPRLANSSHVRASTNCSNGSSDGGSNHEAGKAESAQPSLGPGHITPLSPYKTSQPLFPLPSSNMGYHGSVVGAYAGYPSQFVPGLDPTKSSLSVGSMGVPGKHPSSSPLTGASPPSFMQGLCRDPYCLSYPSVSHLGGSNCNSCIHDPSSNLKSSFPLVYPSHPLHSLHPSSLSSSVSSSLSHPLYSYGFMLPSDPLPHACNWVSAGGPCDKRFATSDELLAHLRTHTALPVGMDSKLLSVSSSGPASCHLHLPHQSSPGSMPSSLSLRAPHSLGLARYHPYSKVHLPPGPSSISLHSLPTTGPYYPHYALYSQRLGSASALGYQ from the exons ATGAAATATCTCCCTACGGAGTCAGCCGCGGATCGGATCGAGCTCAGTGAGACCAGTGCCAGTAAAAAACCTCGTCCCGGTGCTGTGGTCTCTTTGTTGACCCCTCTGGACCCAATTCGGCAGGCGAAGCGGCTTCCACTCCGAGTTATCAAGATGTTGACTGCGCACACTGGACACTTGCTACACCCGGAGTATTTACAGCCTTTGACGTCCGTACCAGTGAGCATCGAG ctgGATGCCAAGAAGAGTCCGCTGGCCCTGCTGGCGCAGACCTGCTCTCAGATTGGTAAACCAGACCCTCCGTCCTCCTCCAAGCTGGGCTCCTCCTGCAGCCAGGGGGACAAGGAGTCCAGCAGTCGGTCATCCGTCTCCAGCTTGAAGCTCGGGGAGCACCGCCCCTCCCTGGAGGACAAATCTAGCTTCAAACCTTACAACAAAGGCAGCGGAGACTGTCGCAGAGATGGAgtcaccagcagcagctccaaCGGCAGCAGTGATAAAGTCGGCTTCAGGGTGCCCAGCAATAATATTACCACTAATGGAAATTCAACCAATGGCCAGCAGTCTTATCCGCCCCACGCTGCCTCACCCATCTCCAGAGCTAGCAGCAGCACCCCACCaggacacacacagcagcagcagcagcagcagcagcagcctcacaAACAGAGCCAGTCCTCCCCTGGTGGACAGCCCACGTCACACTCCCAGACCCCGAACGGAGAGAGCGTGCACGAGCAGGGCAGTCCCACCAGCACGAGCAGCAGCAATAACAGCCATTCCAAAAAAGACACTGAAGTGAGCAAGGTGAACTCTGACAGCCCTCGCCTCGCAAACTCCAGCCACGTCCGAGCCAGCACAAACTGCAGTAACGGCAGCTCTGACGGTGGCTCCAACCACGAGGCAGGTAAAGCAGAGTCTGCCCAGCCGAGCCTGGGCCCTGGACATATTACACCCCTCTCTCCTTATAAGACAAGCCAACCGCTCTTCCCCCTGCCCTCCTCTAATATGGGCTACCACGGGTCTGTAGTGGGGGCCTACGCGGGCTACCCGTCTCAGTTTGTTCCTGGGCTGGACCCGACCAAGTCGAGCCTCAGCGTGGGAAGCATGGGAGTTCCAGGAAAGCACCCGAGCTCCAGCCCTCTCACGGGtgcctcccctccctccttcatgCAGGGTTTATGCAGGGACCCCTACTGTCTCAGCTATCCGAGTGTATCCCACCTCGGCGGGAGCAACTGCAACTCCTGCATCCACGACCCTTCCTCCAACCTCAAATCAAGCTTCCCGTTGGTGTACCCCTCCCACCCTCTCCACTCCCTCCACCCCAGCTCTCTGTCATCCAGCGTGTCCTCCTCCCTGTCCCATCCCCTCTACTCGTACGGCTTCATGCTCCCGAGCGACCCCCTGCCTCACGCGTGCAACTGGGTCTCGGCCGGGGGGCCGTGCGACAAACGCTTCGCCACTTCAGATGAGCTCCTGGCTCACCTGCGCACGCATACGGCCCTGCCTGTAGGAATGGACAGTAAGCTgctctctgtttcctcctctggaCCTGCCTCCTGTCACCTTCACCTCCCCCACCAGAGCAGCCCAGGCTCCATGCCCAGCTCGCTCTCCCTCAGAGCTCCCCACAGCCTGGGTTTAGCTCGCTATCACCCCTACAGTAAGGTCCATCTGCCTCCTGGaccctcctccatctccctgCACTCTCTGCCCACCACAGGCCCATACTACCCTCATTACGCTCTCTACAGTCAAAGACTTGGATCTGCATCTGCTCTGGGCTACCAGTGA
- the LOC137170762 gene encoding zinc finger protein 703-like isoform X2 has protein sequence MTFEINRLFIKRSHQLDAKKSPLALLAQTCSQIGKPDPPSSSKLGSSCSQGDKESSSRSSVSSLKLGEHRPSLEDKSSFKPYNKGSGDCRRDGVTSSSSNGSSDKVGFRVPSNNITTNGNSTNGQQSYPPHAASPISRASSSTPPGHTQQQQQQQQQPHKQSQSSPGGQPTSHSQTPNGESVHEQGSPTSTSSSNNSHSKKDTEVSKVNSDSPRLANSSHVRASTNCSNGSSDGGSNHEAGKAESAQPSLGPGHITPLSPYKTSQPLFPLPSSNMGYHGSVVGAYAGYPSQFVPGLDPTKSSLSVGSMGVPGKHPSSSPLTGASPPSFMQGLCRDPYCLSYPSVSHLGGSNCNSCIHDPSSNLKSSFPLVYPSHPLHSLHPSSLSSSVSSSLSHPLYSYGFMLPSDPLPHACNWVSAGGPCDKRFATSDELLAHLRTHTALPVGMDSKLLSVSSSGPASCHLHLPHQSSPGSMPSSLSLRAPHSLGLARYHPYSKVHLPPGPSSISLHSLPTTGPYYPHYALYSQRLGSASALGYQ, from the coding sequence ctgGATGCCAAGAAGAGTCCGCTGGCCCTGCTGGCGCAGACCTGCTCTCAGATTGGTAAACCAGACCCTCCGTCCTCCTCCAAGCTGGGCTCCTCCTGCAGCCAGGGGGACAAGGAGTCCAGCAGTCGGTCATCCGTCTCCAGCTTGAAGCTCGGGGAGCACCGCCCCTCCCTGGAGGACAAATCTAGCTTCAAACCTTACAACAAAGGCAGCGGAGACTGTCGCAGAGATGGAgtcaccagcagcagctccaaCGGCAGCAGTGATAAAGTCGGCTTCAGGGTGCCCAGCAATAATATTACCACTAATGGAAATTCAACCAATGGCCAGCAGTCTTATCCGCCCCACGCTGCCTCACCCATCTCCAGAGCTAGCAGCAGCACCCCACCaggacacacacagcagcagcagcagcagcagcagcagcctcacaAACAGAGCCAGTCCTCCCCTGGTGGACAGCCCACGTCACACTCCCAGACCCCGAACGGAGAGAGCGTGCACGAGCAGGGCAGTCCCACCAGCACGAGCAGCAGCAATAACAGCCATTCCAAAAAAGACACTGAAGTGAGCAAGGTGAACTCTGACAGCCCTCGCCTCGCAAACTCCAGCCACGTCCGAGCCAGCACAAACTGCAGTAACGGCAGCTCTGACGGTGGCTCCAACCACGAGGCAGGTAAAGCAGAGTCTGCCCAGCCGAGCCTGGGCCCTGGACATATTACACCCCTCTCTCCTTATAAGACAAGCCAACCGCTCTTCCCCCTGCCCTCCTCTAATATGGGCTACCACGGGTCTGTAGTGGGGGCCTACGCGGGCTACCCGTCTCAGTTTGTTCCTGGGCTGGACCCGACCAAGTCGAGCCTCAGCGTGGGAAGCATGGGAGTTCCAGGAAAGCACCCGAGCTCCAGCCCTCTCACGGGtgcctcccctccctccttcatgCAGGGTTTATGCAGGGACCCCTACTGTCTCAGCTATCCGAGTGTATCCCACCTCGGCGGGAGCAACTGCAACTCCTGCATCCACGACCCTTCCTCCAACCTCAAATCAAGCTTCCCGTTGGTGTACCCCTCCCACCCTCTCCACTCCCTCCACCCCAGCTCTCTGTCATCCAGCGTGTCCTCCTCCCTGTCCCATCCCCTCTACTCGTACGGCTTCATGCTCCCGAGCGACCCCCTGCCTCACGCGTGCAACTGGGTCTCGGCCGGGGGGCCGTGCGACAAACGCTTCGCCACTTCAGATGAGCTCCTGGCTCACCTGCGCACGCATACGGCCCTGCCTGTAGGAATGGACAGTAAGCTgctctctgtttcctcctctggaCCTGCCTCCTGTCACCTTCACCTCCCCCACCAGAGCAGCCCAGGCTCCATGCCCAGCTCGCTCTCCCTCAGAGCTCCCCACAGCCTGGGTTTAGCTCGCTATCACCCCTACAGTAAGGTCCATCTGCCTCCTGGaccctcctccatctccctgCACTCTCTGCCCACCACAGGCCCATACTACCCTCATTACGCTCTCTACAGTCAAAGACTTGGATCTGCATCTGCTCTGGGCTACCAGTGA
- the LOC137170615 gene encoding GRAM domain-containing protein 2B-like, with the protein MVLMTEQADRPLTPLSTPEVFNKDSRGNRSTPEVENGGERRQRRRGRSPADLQLCLDTESDPSESRKKPASMRLKPVEQLSPTQSPSDCETKFERKKSQHNRLSKTNAQYHKLFKEVSKDELLKQSYTCALQKDILYQGKMFVSDNWICFHSKVFGKDTKIALPVISVTFIKKTKTAILVPNALVIETTSDQHVFVSFLSRNTTYKLLKSVCVHLEVEKTCSSPNPSSCENSFRVNCPSSLPLDFSGDFSDLHGVVQQRRQEMMESSSSGSQTPDYDKMPDFTGLPDTFLSAVKSGEVSVHADIHLQTPSQKHGAALKNGSAKPTRGVAVKDKPSQPMSLHAILLIYLVLVSVLVLSSCYMAFKIVALEHRLNSLVSVGEHVRNENAVSHRSQDEWNAEIYGELSTNLFKLEKIQRNLRKLLEET; encoded by the exons atggtACTGATGACCGAGCAGGCGGACAGACCTTTGACCCCGTTATCCACGCCAGAAGTTTTTAACAAGGACTCCCGGGGGAATCGATCGAC GCCTGAAGTGGAGAATGGaggtgagaggagacagaggaggcgCGGACGGTCACCTGCAGACCTCCAGCTGTGTCTGGACACAGAGTCGGACCCCTCGGAGAGCCGGAAGAAACCAGCCAGCATGAG ACTGAAACCTGTGGAGCAGCTTTCACCCACGCAGAGTCCAAGTGACTGTGAAACAAAGTTTGAAAGGAAGAAATCCCAACACAACCGG TTATCAAAGACAAATGCCCAGTATCATAAGTTATTCAAGGAAGTGAGCAAAGATGAGTTACTCAAACAAA GTTACACCTGCGCCCTGcagaaagacattttatatCAGGGCAAAATGTTCGTCTCTGATAACTGGATCTGCTTCCACTCCAAAGTCTTTGGCAAAGACACCAAG ATTGCTCTTCCGGTGATCTCGGTGACATTTatcaaaaaaactaaaaccGCAATCCTAGTGCCAAACGCCCTCGTGATCGAAACGACAAGCGATCAG catgtgtttgtgtccttcCTCTCTCGTAACACCACCTACAAACTTCTCAAGTCCGTCTGCGTTCATTTGGAG GTGGAGAAGACCTGTAGCAGCCCAAATCCTTCCtcctgtgaaaacagcttcagAGTGAACTGCCCATCATCACTTCCTCTG GACTTTTCTGGAGACTTCTCTGACCTCCATGGGGTCGTGCAGCAGAGACGGCAGGAAATGATGGAGAGCAGCAGCTCCGGGTCTCAAACTCCAGATTATGATAAAATGCCTG ACTTCACCGGCCTCCCGGACACGTTTCTAAGCGCAGTGAAGAGCGGAGAGGTTTCAGTCCACGCTGACATTCACCTCCAGACTCCAAGCCAAAAACACGGAGCTGCCCTTAAGAACG ggTCAGCCAAGCCAACCCGAGGAGTAGCAGTCAAAGACAAACCCTCGCAGCCCATGTCGTTACACGCCATCCTCCTCATCTACTTGGTTTT AGTTAGTGTTCTCGTCTTGTCCTCCTGTTACATGGCTTTCAAGATCGTGGCTCTAGAGCATCGTTTGAACTCCTTGGTGTCCGTTGGGGAACACGTTCGTAATGA AAATGCTGTGAGCCACAGATCCCAGGATGAGTGGAACGCTGAGATCTACGGAGAGCTGTCCACCAACCTGTTCAAGCTAGAAAAG ATTCAAAGAAACCTCCGGAAGCTACTTGAAGAGACTTAA